A stretch of the Streptomyces sp. NBC_00078 genome encodes the following:
- a CDS encoding aldehyde dehydrogenase family protein has product MADLYVGGEWREPVAGGHREIRCPADGALVATVAEGTRPDTEAAIAAARLAFDEGPWPRTPERERGALLLRTADILERDAKEFARAESLDTGKRLVESEYDIADVVSCFRYYGGIGGTDAGRVIDTGRDDAVSRVVYEPIGVCGLITPWNYPLLQAGWKVVPALLAGNTIVLKPSELTPSTSILLMKALEEAGLPAGAANLVLGSGPEAGAPLSEDPAVDMVSFTGGLETGKRIMATAAATVKKVALELGGKNPNVVFADADFETAVDFALTAVFLHSGQVCSAGARLIVEDSLHDRLVDEVVRRARQIRLGGPFDPEAETGALISARHLAKVEAYVAAGLAEGAVLRCGGQRPDDPALATGHYYPPTVLDECRQDMSVVHEESFGPVLTIERFTDEDDAVRIANDTEYGLAGAVWTQDAGKAQRVARRLRHGTVWINDYHPYVPQAEWGGFGHSGVGRELGPSGLDEYREPKHIWQNIHPRPQRWFRG; this is encoded by the coding sequence GTGGCAGACCTGTATGTGGGCGGAGAATGGCGGGAGCCGGTGGCCGGCGGTCACCGCGAGATCCGCTGTCCCGCTGACGGCGCCCTCGTGGCGACCGTGGCGGAGGGCACGCGCCCCGACACGGAGGCGGCGATCGCCGCGGCCCGGCTGGCCTTCGACGAGGGACCTTGGCCCCGCACCCCCGAGCGTGAGCGCGGGGCCCTGCTGCTGCGCACCGCAGACATCCTTGAGCGCGACGCCAAGGAGTTCGCCCGCGCCGAATCGCTGGACACCGGAAAGCGGCTGGTGGAGAGCGAGTACGACATCGCCGACGTCGTCTCCTGCTTCCGCTACTACGGCGGGATCGGCGGCACCGACGCCGGCCGGGTGATCGACACCGGCCGCGACGACGCCGTCAGCCGCGTCGTGTACGAGCCGATCGGCGTGTGCGGACTGATCACCCCCTGGAACTACCCGCTGCTGCAGGCCGGTTGGAAGGTCGTCCCGGCTCTCCTCGCCGGCAACACCATCGTCCTCAAGCCCAGCGAGCTCACGCCCTCCACCTCGATCCTGCTGATGAAGGCGCTGGAGGAGGCCGGGCTCCCGGCCGGAGCCGCCAACCTGGTCCTGGGCAGCGGGCCGGAGGCGGGAGCCCCGCTCTCCGAGGACCCGGCCGTCGACATGGTCTCCTTCACCGGAGGCCTGGAGACCGGCAAGCGCATCATGGCCACCGCGGCCGCCACCGTGAAGAAGGTGGCCCTGGAACTCGGCGGCAAGAACCCCAACGTCGTCTTCGCCGACGCCGACTTCGAGACGGCCGTGGACTTCGCGCTCACGGCCGTCTTCCTGCACTCGGGGCAGGTCTGCTCGGCGGGTGCCCGGCTGATCGTCGAGGACTCGCTGCACGACCGCCTCGTCGACGAGGTCGTCCGCCGCGCCCGGCAGATCCGGCTCGGCGGCCCCTTCGACCCCGAGGCCGAGACCGGGGCGCTGATCTCCGCCCGGCACCTGGCGAAGGTCGAAGCGTATGTCGCGGCCGGCCTCGCAGAGGGTGCCGTACTGCGCTGCGGCGGGCAGCGGCCCGACGACCCCGCCCTCGCGACCGGCCACTACTATCCGCCGACCGTCCTCGACGAGTGCCGGCAGGACATGAGCGTGGTGCACGAGGAGTCCTTCGGGCCCGTGCTGACCATCGAACGCTTCACCGACGAGGACGACGCCGTACGCATCGCCAACGACACCGAGTACGGACTCGCCGGTGCCGTGTGGACGCAGGACGCCGGCAAGGCCCAGCGGGTCGCCCGGCGGCTGCGCCACGGCACGGTGTGGATCAACGACTACCACCCCTACGTGCCCCAGGCGGAATGGGGTGGCTTCGGACACTCGGGCGTGGGCCGGGAACTGGGACCGTCCGGCCTGGACGAGTACCGGGAGCCCAAGCACATCTGGCAGAACATCCACCCCCGGCCGCAGCGCTGGTTCCGCGGCTGA
- the betA gene encoding choline dehydrogenase: MAPLQYDFVIVGGGSAGSALANRLSADPANRVLVLEAGRSDYPWDVFIHMPAALTYPIGSRFYDWKYESEPEPHMGGRRVYHARGKVLGGSSSINGMIFQRGNPMDYERWAADAGMESWDYAHCLPYFRRMENCLAADPDDEFRGHDGPLVLERGPATNPLFGAFLKATEEAGYAPKDDVNGYRQEGFAKFDRNVHRGRRLSASKAFLKPAMKRPNLTVRTRSLVTRVLFEGKRAVGVEYRRGRGALQQVRAKEVILCGGAINSPQLLQLSGVGNASELGALGIDVVHDLPGVGENMQDHLEVYVQYACTQPVSMQPYMAKWRAPFIGLQWLFGKGPAATNHFEAGGFARSNEDVDYPNLMFHFLPIAVRYDGSSPAGGHGYQVHVGPMYSDAIGSVKIKSKDPREHPALRFNYLSTEQDRREWVESVRVARKLLNQPAMAPYNGGEVSPGPEVESDEQILAWVAKEGETALHPSCTCKMGTDEMAVVDPASMRVHGVDGLRVVDASVMPYVTNGNIYAPVMMIAEKAADLILGKEPLPASKAAYYRHRDAQNQTG, from the coding sequence ATGGCTCCCCTGCAATACGACTTCGTCATCGTCGGCGGCGGTTCGGCCGGCAGTGCCCTGGCGAACAGGCTCTCGGCGGACCCGGCGAACCGGGTGCTGGTCCTGGAGGCGGGCCGCTCCGACTACCCGTGGGACGTCTTCATCCACATGCCCGCGGCGCTGACGTATCCCATCGGCAGCCGGTTCTACGACTGGAAGTACGAGTCCGAGCCCGAGCCCCACATGGGCGGCCGGCGCGTCTATCACGCCCGCGGCAAGGTGCTGGGCGGCTCCAGCAGCATCAACGGCATGATCTTCCAGCGCGGCAACCCCATGGACTACGAGCGCTGGGCTGCCGACGCCGGCATGGAGAGCTGGGACTACGCGCACTGTCTGCCCTACTTCCGGCGGATGGAGAACTGTCTCGCGGCCGACCCGGACGACGAGTTCCGCGGCCACGACGGCCCCCTCGTCCTCGAACGCGGCCCGGCCACCAACCCGCTCTTCGGTGCCTTCCTCAAGGCCACCGAGGAGGCGGGCTACGCGCCGAAGGACGACGTCAACGGCTACCGCCAGGAGGGCTTCGCCAAGTTCGACCGCAACGTCCACCGCGGACGCCGGCTGTCGGCCTCGAAGGCGTTCCTCAAGCCCGCGATGAAGCGTCCCAACCTCACGGTCAGGACCCGCTCCCTCGTCACCCGCGTCCTCTTCGAGGGCAAGCGCGCCGTCGGCGTCGAGTACCGGCGCGGCAGGGGCGCGCTCCAGCAGGTCCGCGCCAAGGAGGTCATCCTCTGCGGTGGCGCGATCAACTCCCCGCAGTTGCTGCAGCTCTCCGGCGTCGGCAACGCGTCGGAACTCGGCGCCCTCGGTATCGACGTCGTGCACGACCTGCCGGGCGTCGGCGAGAACATGCAGGACCACCTTGAGGTGTACGTCCAGTACGCCTGCACGCAGCCGGTCTCCATGCAGCCGTACATGGCGAAGTGGCGCGCCCCCTTCATCGGGCTGCAGTGGCTCTTTGGCAAGGGGCCGGCCGCCACCAACCACTTCGAGGCCGGCGGCTTCGCCCGCAGCAACGAGGACGTCGACTACCCCAACCTGATGTTCCACTTCCTGCCGATCGCGGTCCGCTACGACGGTTCCTCGCCGGCCGGCGGCCACGGCTACCAGGTGCACGTGGGGCCGATGTACTCCGACGCGATCGGCTCGGTGAAGATCAAGAGCAAGGACCCGCGCGAGCACCCGGCGCTGCGCTTCAACTACCTCTCCACCGAGCAGGACCGCCGTGAGTGGGTCGAGTCGGTCCGGGTGGCCCGCAAGCTCCTCAACCAGCCCGCGATGGCCCCGTACAACGGCGGGGAGGTCTCGCCCGGCCCGGAGGTGGAGTCGGACGAGCAGATCCTCGCCTGGGTCGCCAAGGAGGGCGAGACCGCCCTGCACCCGTCCTGCACCTGCAAGATGGGCACCGACGAGATGGCTGTCGTCGACCCGGCCAGCATGCGCGTGCACGGCGTGGACGGCCTGCGTGTGGTCGACGCGTCCGTGATGCCCTACGTCACCAACGGCAACATCTACGCACCCGTGATGATGATCGCCGAGAAGGCCGCCGACCTGATCCTCGGCAAGGAGCCGCTGCCCGCCTCCAAGGCCGCGTACTACCGCCACCGTGACGCCCAGAATCAGACCGGCTAG
- a CDS encoding 5,10-methylenetetrahydrofolate reductase has protein sequence MATEGLRALLDSVRYEVLPSKATEDKVLAHVPHDVQVTVTASPVKGLEPTLDLTVRLAAHGYRVVPHVPARLLRDDTHLKDVVDRLLDAGVDDVFVPAGDADPPAGAYDGALPVLRRLSELGGPFSRVGITGYPESHPLIHDDVTVQAMWDKREHAAYIVSNLCFDARVLGEWLARIRRRHVALPVYLGVAGPVHRAKLLAMATRIGVGESTRFLTRHPSWFLRFAAPGGYSPHKLLARAESALTTPSAGVAGLHLFTFNQIAETERWRRALLGRLSDSPAERLGC, from the coding sequence TTGGCGACCGAAGGGCTCAGGGCGCTGCTCGACAGCGTCCGCTACGAGGTGCTCCCCTCGAAGGCGACCGAGGACAAGGTCCTCGCCCATGTCCCGCACGACGTCCAGGTCACTGTCACGGCATCGCCGGTCAAGGGCCTGGAACCGACCCTCGACCTCACCGTCCGGCTCGCGGCGCACGGATACCGCGTCGTCCCGCACGTGCCCGCGCGGCTGCTGCGCGACGACACCCACCTGAAGGACGTCGTCGACCGGCTCCTTGATGCGGGCGTGGACGACGTCTTCGTCCCGGCGGGCGACGCGGACCCGCCGGCCGGGGCCTACGACGGCGCTCTGCCCGTGCTGCGCAGACTGAGCGAGCTGGGCGGCCCGTTCAGCCGCGTCGGCATCACCGGTTACCCCGAGAGCCATCCCCTCATCCACGACGACGTCACCGTCCAGGCGATGTGGGACAAGCGCGAGCACGCCGCGTACATCGTGAGCAACCTCTGCTTCGACGCGCGCGTACTGGGGGAGTGGCTCGCTCGTATACGACGCCGGCACGTCGCCCTGCCCGTGTATCTGGGTGTCGCGGGCCCCGTACATCGGGCGAAGCTGCTCGCGATGGCGACGAGGATCGGTGTGGGGGAGTCCACGCGCTTCCTGACCAGGCACCCGTCGTGGTTCCTGCGGTTCGCGGCGCCCGGCGGCTACTCGCCCCACAAGCTGCTGGCCCGTGCGGAGTCGGCGCTCACCACGCCGTCGGCGGGGGTGGCCGGCCTGCACCTGTTCACGTTCAACCAGATCGCCGAGACCGAACGGTGGAGGCGGGCGCTGCTGGGGCGGCTGAGCGACTCGCCGGCTGAGCGGCTGGGGTGCTGA
- a CDS encoding ABC transporter substrate-binding protein, with translation MARHWRAGAAGLAVLGLTLTACGGAKVGDSSSAGSGSSGKCGTFNLAVNPWVGYEADAAVVAYVAQHNLGCTVNKKNLKEEIAWQGFGTGEVDAVLENWGHPDLVKKYITQQKTAVDAGVTGNKGIIGWYLPPWLAKAHPDILDWKNLDKYASKFKTSESGGKGQLLDGDPSYVTNDEALVKNLKLDFKVVYAGSETALIQAFRTAEKNKQWVIGYFYEPQWFLSEVPLKKVGLPAYKTGCDADAAKVACDYPVYNLNKVVSAKFAKSGSPAYNLVKNFNWTNDDQNEVAKYIAQDKMTDDAAAKKWVEAHKDKVDAWIK, from the coding sequence ATGGCAAGACACTGGCGAGCCGGCGCGGCCGGCCTGGCCGTCCTCGGCCTCACCCTCACCGCGTGCGGCGGGGCGAAGGTCGGCGACAGCTCCTCCGCGGGCTCGGGAAGCTCGGGCAAGTGCGGCACCTTCAACCTGGCCGTCAACCCGTGGGTGGGCTACGAGGCGGACGCGGCGGTGGTCGCGTACGTCGCCCAGCACAATCTCGGCTGCACGGTCAACAAGAAGAACCTCAAGGAGGAGATCGCCTGGCAGGGCTTCGGGACGGGCGAGGTCGACGCCGTCCTGGAGAACTGGGGCCACCCCGACCTGGTGAAGAAGTACATCACCCAGCAGAAGACCGCCGTGGACGCGGGCGTCACGGGCAACAAGGGCATCATCGGCTGGTATCTGCCGCCGTGGCTGGCCAAGGCGCACCCCGACATCCTCGACTGGAAGAACCTCGACAAGTACGCGTCGAAGTTCAAGACATCGGAGTCGGGCGGCAAGGGCCAGCTCCTGGACGGCGACCCGTCGTACGTCACCAACGACGAGGCGCTGGTGAAGAACCTGAAGCTGGACTTCAAGGTGGTGTACGCGGGCAGTGAGACGGCGCTCATCCAGGCCTTCCGCACCGCCGAGAAGAACAAGCAGTGGGTGATCGGCTACTTCTACGAGCCGCAGTGGTTCCTGTCCGAGGTCCCGCTGAAGAAGGTCGGTCTGCCCGCCTACAAGACCGGCTGTGACGCGGACGCGGCGAAGGTGGCCTGCGACTATCCCGTCTACAACCTCAACAAGGTCGTCAGCGCGAAGTTCGCCAAGTCGGGCAGCCCCGCCTACAACCTGGTGAAGAACTTCAACTGGACGAACGACGACCAGAACGAGGTCGCCAAGTACATCGCGCAGGACAAGATGACGGACGACGCGGCGGCCAAGAAGTGGGTCGAGGCGCACAAGGACAAGGTCGACGCCTGGATCAAGTAG
- a CDS encoding IclR family transcriptional regulator produces MQSVDRAISVLEILAQRGEAGVSEVAAEIDVHKSTAFRLLGALEARGLVEQAGERGKYRLGFGIVRLAGAVTGRIDITQQGRPVCERLAEELGETVNIAVLQEHYAINLYQVRGPGAVTAHNWVGQLTPLHATSSGKVLLAYLPAKVRAALLTEAGLKKVTPYTYTSKAKLEKNLAEVRESGYAWTKEELEIGLHAMAAPVLDRDGEVIAAVTASGPSYRFTEERMRELAPVLIKGAEEISHRMGHLG; encoded by the coding sequence GTGCAGTCGGTCGACCGGGCCATCAGTGTCCTCGAGATCCTCGCCCAGCGCGGGGAGGCGGGTGTCAGTGAGGTGGCCGCCGAGATCGACGTTCACAAATCCACCGCGTTCCGCCTGCTCGGCGCCCTGGAGGCGCGCGGCCTGGTGGAACAGGCGGGTGAGCGGGGCAAGTACCGGCTCGGGTTCGGCATCGTTCGCCTGGCCGGCGCGGTCACGGGCCGTATCGACATCACCCAGCAGGGCCGCCCGGTGTGCGAGCGCCTCGCCGAGGAGCTCGGCGAGACGGTCAACATCGCCGTCCTGCAGGAGCACTACGCGATCAACCTCTACCAGGTGCGAGGCCCGGGAGCGGTCACCGCGCACAACTGGGTCGGCCAGCTGACCCCGCTGCACGCGACGTCGAGCGGCAAGGTCCTGTTGGCGTACCTGCCCGCCAAGGTGCGCGCCGCGCTGCTGACCGAGGCGGGCCTGAAGAAGGTCACGCCGTACACCTACACGTCGAAGGCCAAGCTGGAGAAGAACCTCGCCGAGGTGCGGGAGAGCGGCTACGCCTGGACCAAGGAGGAGCTGGAGATCGGCCTGCACGCCATGGCCGCGCCCGTCCTCGACCGGGACGGCGAGGTCATCGCGGCGGTCACCGCGTCCGGGCCCTCGTACCGGTTCACGGAGGAGCGGATGCGCGAACTCGCCCCGGTGCTAATCAAGGGCGCCGAGGAGATCAGCCACCGGATGGGCCACCTGGGCTGA
- the purU gene encoding formyltetrahydrofolate deformylase: MSPKSPRSQPGREYVLTLSCPDSAGLVHAVSGFLVRNSGNILESQQFDDRLQDRFFMRVHFEVSDPNAALQTLRYRFGPVAEAYRISWSLRDASTPTRTLIMVSKFGHCLNDLLFRRRTGALNIEIPAIVSNHRDFESLADTYGIPFHHVPVTRDTKAEAEARLLELVQELDVDLVVLARYMQILSDDLCKQLDGRAINIHHSFLPSFKGARPYDQAYARGVKLVGATAHYVTSELDEGQIIEQDVVRVDHSLDPGELVTVGRDVEAQVLAHAVKWHSESRVMVDGNRTVVFR; this comes from the coding sequence GTGTCCCCAAAGTCCCCTCGATCGCAACCCGGCCGCGAGTACGTCCTCACTCTCTCCTGTCCCGACAGTGCGGGGCTGGTCCACGCCGTGAGCGGCTTTCTCGTCCGGAACTCGGGCAACATCCTGGAAAGCCAGCAGTTCGACGATCGCCTTCAGGACCGTTTCTTCATGAGGGTCCATTTCGAGGTTTCCGATCCGAACGCCGCTCTGCAAACACTGCGTTACCGGTTCGGTCCCGTCGCCGAGGCCTACCGGATCTCCTGGAGCCTGCGGGACGCGTCGACGCCGACCCGGACGCTGATCATGGTGTCCAAGTTCGGTCACTGCCTCAACGACCTGCTCTTCCGCCGGCGCACCGGCGCCCTCAACATCGAGATCCCCGCGATCGTCTCCAACCACCGGGACTTCGAGAGCCTGGCGGACACCTACGGCATCCCCTTCCACCACGTCCCGGTCACCAGGGACACCAAGGCCGAGGCCGAGGCGCGGCTACTGGAGCTGGTACAGGAACTGGACGTCGACCTGGTGGTGCTGGCCCGCTACATGCAGATCCTCTCCGACGACCTGTGCAAGCAGCTCGATGGCCGTGCCATAAACATCCACCACTCCTTCCTGCCCAGCTTCAAGGGCGCCCGCCCGTACGACCAGGCCTACGCCCGCGGGGTGAAGCTCGTCGGGGCGACGGCGCACTATGTGACGTCCGAACTGGACGAGGGCCAGATCATCGAGCAGGACGTGGTCCGCGTCGACCACTCGCTCGACCCGGGCGAACTGGTCACGGTCGGCCGGGACGTGGAGGCGCAGGTGCTGGCACACGCGGTGAAGTGGCACAGCGAGAGCCGGGTGATGGTGGACGGCAACCGTACGGTGGTCTTCCGCTGA
- a CDS encoding proline/glycine betaine ABC transporter permease yields MTVAIEKPDKPENPEDPQETDADGPAAPVKGARKVSRLMVLAAILVGWLVLFALLKGKQTLSLAAADLTGLHRWINDLNDSIGANRNSNPLFLYFFNEIRLVIDNLVTFVQHLISQPSGGRPVPQIGWLGVVGIAGYVSWAVGNWRVAMLAVAGFTFMGLQGLWQPSMDTLALTLSAVFVALLFAIPLGVLAGLSDRFNRIMTPFLDFMQTMPTFVYLAPLTLFFLIGGASATIATVIYAAPPTIRITAHGIRNVSRTTVEAADSLGATRRQSLLKVLLPMSKRTVVMGVNQTIMAALAMVTIAALINAPGLGVIVLQALQSLDVGTAFNAGLAIVVMAIVLDRVTTAAAAREEAARRSKNPFLKWRRPLLGAGAVVTAVLVYLSHTYLWAADFPGDGTVGSHIASAADSATNWAQDSLSGLTNAIRDVITNGLLNPFQTLVTDSPWWLVGAVLVALAVVLGGWRSGVTTAVCVGLLVGTGLWSDAMTTLASTLVATVLVMLLGIVFGVWMGRSMMVDRLIRPTLDAAQVMPPFVYLVPFLALFGPTRFTAIVAAIVYGAPVAMKIIADGIRAVPETTVEAATSAGCNTWQIITKVQLPMSRSALTLATNQGLIYVLSMVVVGGLVGAGALGYDVVAGFSQGQLYGKGLAAGLAIVLLGVMFDRITQAAARRASA; encoded by the coding sequence ATGACCGTCGCCATCGAGAAGCCGGACAAACCCGAGAACCCCGAGGATCCCCAGGAGACGGATGCGGACGGTCCCGCCGCACCCGTCAAAGGGGCGCGCAAGGTCAGCCGGCTCATGGTGCTGGCCGCGATCCTGGTCGGGTGGCTGGTGCTGTTCGCGCTGCTGAAGGGCAAGCAGACCCTGTCCCTGGCGGCGGCGGACCTCACCGGGCTGCACCGCTGGATCAACGACCTCAACGACTCCATCGGGGCCAACCGCAACTCCAACCCGCTGTTCCTGTACTTCTTCAACGAGATCCGGCTGGTCATCGACAACCTGGTGACCTTCGTCCAGCACCTGATCTCCCAGCCGTCGGGCGGCCGCCCCGTGCCGCAGATCGGCTGGCTCGGTGTCGTCGGCATCGCCGGCTACGTCTCCTGGGCCGTGGGCAACTGGCGGGTCGCGATGCTGGCGGTGGCCGGGTTCACCTTCATGGGCCTGCAGGGGCTGTGGCAGCCGAGCATGGACACCCTGGCGCTGACCCTCTCCGCGGTCTTCGTGGCGCTGCTGTTCGCGATCCCGCTGGGTGTGCTGGCGGGGCTGTCCGACCGGTTCAACCGGATCATGACACCGTTCCTGGACTTCATGCAGACGATGCCGACCTTCGTCTACCTGGCTCCGCTGACCCTGTTCTTCCTGATCGGCGGCGCGTCCGCCACCATCGCCACCGTGATCTACGCGGCCCCGCCGACGATCCGGATCACCGCGCACGGGATCCGCAACGTGTCCAGGACGACGGTGGAGGCGGCCGACTCCCTCGGCGCCACCAGGCGGCAGTCGCTGCTGAAGGTCCTGCTTCCGATGTCCAAGCGGACCGTGGTGATGGGCGTCAACCAGACCATCATGGCCGCCCTGGCCATGGTGACCATCGCGGCTCTGATCAACGCCCCCGGCCTCGGCGTGATCGTCCTCCAGGCGCTGCAGTCGCTCGACGTCGGCACGGCCTTCAACGCGGGTCTCGCCATCGTGGTCATGGCGATCGTGCTGGACCGGGTCACGACCGCGGCCGCCGCACGCGAGGAGGCCGCGCGGCGTTCCAAGAACCCGTTCCTGAAGTGGCGGCGTCCCCTGCTGGGCGCCGGCGCGGTGGTCACGGCGGTCCTGGTCTATCTGTCGCACACCTATCTGTGGGCGGCCGACTTCCCCGGTGACGGCACCGTCGGCAGCCACATCGCGAGCGCGGCGGACTCCGCGACCAACTGGGCACAGGACAGCCTCTCGGGCCTGACCAACGCCATCCGTGACGTCATCACCAACGGCCTGCTCAACCCGTTCCAGACGCTGGTCACCGACTCCCCGTGGTGGCTCGTCGGCGCGGTCCTCGTCGCACTGGCCGTGGTGCTCGGCGGCTGGAGGTCCGGGGTCACCACGGCCGTGTGCGTGGGCCTGCTGGTCGGCACCGGTCTGTGGTCGGACGCCATGACCACGCTCGCCTCGACACTCGTCGCGACGGTGCTGGTGATGCTGCTCGGCATCGTCTTCGGGGTGTGGATGGGCCGCAGCATGATGGTGGACCGGCTGATCCGGCCCACCCTGGACGCGGCCCAGGTCATGCCGCCCTTCGTCTACCTCGTGCCGTTCCTCGCGCTGTTCGGCCCCACGCGCTTCACGGCCATCGTCGCCGCGATCGTCTATGGGGCTCCCGTCGCCATGAAGATCATCGCGGACGGGATCCGGGCCGTGCCCGAGACCACCGTGGAAGCGGCCACCTCCGCCGGGTGCAACACCTGGCAGATCATCACCAAGGTTCAACTGCCGATGTCACGCAGTGCCCTCACCCTCGCCACCAACCAGGGCCTGATCTACGTGCTGTCGATGGTTGTCGTGGGCGGCCTGGTAGGAGCAGGCGCTCTCGGCTACGACGTCGTGGCCGGATTCTCACAGGGGCAGCTGTACGGGAAGGGGCTCGCCGCGGGTCTGGCCATCGTCCTTCTCGGAGTCATGTTCGACCGGATCACTCAGGCAGCGGCGCGACGCGCGAGCGCTTAG
- a CDS encoding glycine betaine/L-proline ABC transporter ATP-binding protein, giving the protein MTPAQTEVAQRRGTPKDSEGTPVISVRGLWKVFGPKADRVPESEELCGLTRRELMDRTGCTAAVRDVGFDVSPGEVFVVMGLSGSGKSTLVRCLTRLIEPTAGEIVFEGEDIRGVDDRTLRELRRRKFSMVFQHFGLLPHRRVVDNVGFGLEIRGMSRAERTRRAMEVVELVGLAGYENSYPDQLSGGMQQRVGLARALAGDPDVLFFDEPFSALDPLIRRDMQNEVIRLHHEVGKTMVFITHDLSEALKLGDRILIMRDGKTVQCGTGDELVGAPADDYVREFVKDVPRGDVLTLRWIMRAPEDGDDLDGPELGPDVVVREATRVVLAAEKPLKVVENGKLLGIVGDEEILAVVAGQEGGA; this is encoded by the coding sequence GTGACCCCAGCACAGACCGAGGTGGCGCAACGCCGCGGCACGCCCAAGGACTCCGAGGGGACTCCGGTCATATCCGTGCGCGGGCTGTGGAAGGTGTTCGGGCCGAAGGCCGACCGGGTGCCTGAGTCCGAGGAGCTGTGCGGGCTGACCCGCCGCGAACTCATGGACCGCACGGGCTGTACCGCCGCGGTGCGCGACGTCGGCTTCGACGTCTCGCCCGGCGAGGTCTTCGTCGTCATGGGCCTGTCCGGCTCCGGCAAGTCCACGCTGGTGCGATGTCTGACCCGGCTGATCGAACCCACGGCGGGCGAGATCGTCTTCGAGGGCGAGGACATCCGCGGCGTGGACGACAGGACGCTGCGCGAGCTGCGCCGCCGCAAGTTCTCCATGGTCTTCCAGCACTTCGGGCTGCTGCCCCACCGCCGGGTCGTCGACAACGTGGGCTTCGGCCTGGAGATCCGCGGCATGAGCAGGGCCGAGCGCACCAGGCGGGCCATGGAGGTCGTCGAACTGGTCGGCCTCGCCGGCTACGAGAACTCCTACCCCGACCAGCTCTCCGGCGGTATGCAGCAGCGCGTGGGCCTGGCTCGTGCCCTGGCCGGCGACCCGGACGTGCTCTTCTTCGACGAGCCGTTCTCCGCGCTCGACCCGCTGATCCGCCGCGACATGCAGAACGAGGTCATCCGGCTGCACCACGAGGTCGGCAAGACGATGGTGTTCATCACCCACGACCTCTCCGAGGCGCTCAAGCTGGGCGACCGCATCCTCATCATGCGCGACGGCAAGACGGTCCAGTGCGGCACCGGCGACGAGCTGGTGGGCGCACCGGCCGACGACTACGTTCGCGAGTTCGTCAAGGACGTGCCGCGCGGAGACGTCCTCACCCTGCGGTGGATCATGCGCGCGCCGGAGGACGGCGACGACCTGGACGGCCCCGAACTGGGGCCGGACGTCGTCGTACGGGAGGCCACCCGGGTCGTCCTCGCGGCGGAGAAACCGCTCAAGGTCGTCGAGAACGGCAAGCTGCTCGGCATCGTCGGTGACGAGGAGATCCTCGCGGTGGTCGCCGGGCAGGAAGGCGGCGCGTGA